A DNA window from Novosphingobium sp. RL4 contains the following coding sequences:
- a CDS encoding oligosaccharide flippase family protein, translated as MSVAVLRRANLRIVRNRGGFALFAFSARALEQVSTLVITLLAARFLEPADFGVFSLANVFVILVQTLTYTGIFQFVLVAKAEDSLVVSTCFWLILALVGAASLFLAAIAFPLEWLFGAKELGLVLLLLAMAQPVASIVAWSSATLLRRQAVALNFKFVFVENLVALISGAILLWYWHSLYALVAARYVRILFGAVLFVVAGRTWPMFQFSMALARKATAFSSNLYGSRFLAFLARYAGDVMLGLFHSPADVGLYRFGNRIATGATDILTQPMSNFAATQFGNSARQEQDLAGPLARFSGTVALLTGMAGAVIIVFGRDIVSAFFQPSYLAALVVTYAMSLRGVAGAGQLLVEPAFAALDRTHWVMMFNLIAAALSVAAILIATPFGIAALAWSQAFVVLITTIWGFHLIRWKGHVRVGPAVRKFIAAGALGLAYFLMLYALRHCGFLIMSAPPITTLVIGLLASAMLGLVFLAMAYRLRIFSLEVFSG; from the coding sequence ATGAGCGTTGCGGTTCTGAGACGCGCCAACCTTCGGATCGTTCGCAATCGCGGTGGGTTCGCCTTGTTCGCGTTTTCAGCCCGTGCGCTGGAACAAGTCTCGACCCTGGTCATAACGCTCCTCGCAGCGCGATTTCTGGAGCCAGCCGATTTTGGGGTGTTCAGCCTCGCGAACGTCTTCGTCATTCTCGTTCAGACGCTCACTTATACAGGAATATTCCAGTTCGTCCTCGTTGCGAAAGCGGAAGATTCGCTGGTCGTATCAACGTGCTTCTGGCTGATACTTGCGCTGGTCGGGGCAGCATCGCTGTTCCTGGCCGCTATCGCATTTCCCCTGGAGTGGCTTTTCGGCGCCAAAGAACTCGGCCTTGTTCTGCTGCTGCTCGCAATGGCACAGCCCGTCGCCTCGATCGTTGCCTGGTCTTCGGCGACATTGCTGCGGCGGCAGGCGGTAGCACTTAACTTCAAGTTCGTCTTCGTAGAGAACCTGGTTGCGCTGATCAGCGGCGCAATCTTGCTGTGGTACTGGCATTCGCTCTATGCCTTGGTCGCCGCGCGCTATGTGCGCATTCTGTTCGGCGCAGTGCTGTTCGTCGTGGCGGGCCGAACCTGGCCGATGTTCCAGTTCAGCATGGCTTTGGCGCGCAAGGCCACGGCCTTTTCCAGCAATCTCTATGGATCGCGCTTTCTGGCGTTTCTAGCGCGATATGCCGGCGATGTGATGCTCGGCCTGTTCCACTCGCCCGCCGATGTAGGGCTGTACCGTTTCGGCAATCGCATCGCTACCGGCGCAACTGACATTCTGACGCAGCCGATGAGCAACTTCGCCGCAACCCAATTCGGCAATTCCGCGCGTCAGGAGCAGGATCTGGCCGGACCGCTGGCCCGGTTCTCGGGCACCGTCGCCTTGCTGACGGGCATGGCGGGTGCCGTTATCATAGTTTTCGGACGAGACATCGTTTCCGCATTCTTCCAACCTTCCTATCTTGCCGCGCTGGTCGTCACTTATGCGATGAGCCTGCGCGGCGTGGCAGGTGCGGGCCAGTTACTGGTTGAACCCGCCTTCGCGGCGCTGGACCGGACGCACTGGGTCATGATGTTCAATCTGATCGCTGCCGCCCTGTCCGTGGCGGCGATCCTCATCGCCACACCTTTCGGCATCGCGGCGCTCGCATGGTCGCAAGCATTCGTGGTGCTTATCACCACGATCTGGGGCTTTCATCTCATTCGATGGAAAGGCCATGTGCGCGTCGGCCCCGCGGTCAGGAAATTCATCGCCGCCGGCGCACTCGGTCTGGCCTATTTCCTGATGCTTTACGCGCTGCGCCACTGTGGGTTCCTCATAATGTCCGCTCCCCCCATCACCACACTTGTCATCGGCCTCCTCGCTTCCGCGATGCTGGGACTCGTGTTCCTCGCCATGGCCTACCGGCTGCGCATTTTCAGCCTGGAGGTCTTTTCCGGTTAA
- a CDS encoding sugar transferase — MAETALRTLCLQEDVYLADGLRPSNARPSVAQPRSINFGEAMLWRLFDVLVASAILMFMLPFLIVLAIVTYLGDPGPIFYRHRRIGCRGRYFGCLKFRTMKVDGDAILKEHLQSNLAARFEWERTRKLRRDPRVTPIGAIVRKLSLDEFPQLLNVLAGDMSIVGPRPIVEQEVLRYGPYFEYYCQVRPGLTGIWQTSGRSDTSYQQRVDMDVSYVERKGLALDAWLLLKTLPAVMFARGSY, encoded by the coding sequence GTGGCGGAAACGGCACTACGCACATTGTGTCTGCAGGAAGATGTGTACTTGGCTGACGGTCTTCGGCCAAGCAATGCACGCCCTTCTGTTGCACAACCCAGGTCGATCAACTTTGGGGAAGCGATGCTCTGGCGGCTTTTTGATGTACTGGTGGCCAGCGCAATCCTGATGTTCATGCTGCCCTTCCTGATTGTCCTGGCCATTGTCACTTACCTCGGTGATCCTGGCCCCATATTCTACCGGCATCGCCGCATCGGCTGCCGCGGACGCTACTTCGGCTGTCTTAAATTCCGCACGATGAAGGTTGATGGCGATGCGATCCTGAAGGAGCATCTGCAAAGCAATCTCGCAGCGCGTTTCGAGTGGGAACGCACCCGGAAACTGCGCCGAGACCCGCGCGTGACACCCATTGGGGCAATCGTGCGAAAATTGAGCCTTGATGAGTTTCCGCAGCTTTTGAATGTTCTGGCCGGAGACATGAGTATCGTTGGGCCTCGCCCTATAGTTGAACAAGAAGTTCTTCGATATGGCCCATATTTCGAATACTACTGTCAGGTCAGGCCGGGGCTAACCGGAATATGGCAGACAAGCGGTCGTAGCGACACATCCTATCAACAGCGCGTTGACATGGACGTATCTTATGTTGAACGAAAAGGTCTCGCTTTAGATGCATGGCTGCTTTTAAAAACTCTCCCGGCAGTCATGTTTGCCCGAGGATCATATTGA
- a CDS encoding glycosyltransferase family 4 protein, producing the protein MPDKIERVVLFHDYSEALGGASYLVQVLIEELRSRDVPVTFFAGDTGTNFGRDDVEFIPLNGKSLLDRSTIGALTKGLFNPPSLFRVRDWIRKNDTPGTIYHVHGWTKILSPAVFGALRDVSLRVILHGHDYFNSCPNGAFFNYVTEQDCSLTPLSAACLSCRCDKSSYAHKLWRSGREAVRRVQTVGANANRMLLIHPGQARNFALGHWPAEKLVAVRNPVTPLAPQRIEAERNNGIIYIGRISAEKGADLAAKAAAMAGIPITFVGDGSEVDHVRAINPDAIMLGRQDRAGAAKALSRAKLAVMPSRWAEPFGLVALEAIGSGVPVIVSNRALVAPEIERAGFGLSANTANLEEFARTLLDLHADNARVKRMSTHGHKNYLNLCNTPESWANTIVNQYEQALL; encoded by the coding sequence ATGCCAGACAAGATCGAGCGCGTGGTTCTATTCCACGATTACAGCGAAGCGCTGGGTGGTGCTTCCTATCTTGTGCAGGTTCTGATCGAAGAACTCCGGAGCCGTGACGTACCCGTCACCTTCTTCGCGGGAGACACCGGCACGAATTTCGGCAGAGATGATGTCGAGTTCATCCCGCTGAACGGGAAGTCCCTGCTGGACCGCTCCACGATAGGCGCCTTGACGAAAGGCCTTTTCAATCCGCCATCACTATTCCGCGTGCGAGACTGGATACGGAAAAACGATACGCCGGGGACGATCTATCACGTTCATGGCTGGACGAAAATTTTGTCCCCCGCGGTGTTCGGCGCTCTTCGCGATGTGTCGCTGCGCGTGATTCTGCATGGACACGATTACTTCAACAGCTGCCCCAACGGAGCCTTTTTCAATTATGTGACCGAGCAGGACTGTTCGCTTACCCCACTTTCGGCGGCATGCCTCAGCTGTCGGTGCGATAAATCATCATACGCACACAAGCTCTGGCGCTCAGGCCGGGAGGCTGTCCGGCGAGTGCAAACGGTAGGTGCGAATGCTAATCGCATGTTACTGATCCACCCTGGCCAGGCCCGAAATTTCGCACTTGGTCACTGGCCTGCCGAAAAATTGGTCGCGGTGCGAAACCCCGTCACCCCCCTTGCACCCCAGCGCATCGAGGCGGAACGAAACAACGGGATCATCTACATTGGCCGGATTTCAGCCGAGAAAGGCGCCGATCTCGCTGCCAAGGCTGCTGCCATGGCAGGAATTCCAATTACGTTCGTGGGAGACGGCAGCGAAGTCGATCATGTGCGTGCAATAAATCCAGACGCGATCATGCTCGGTCGTCAGGATCGTGCAGGCGCAGCAAAGGCACTGTCTCGCGCCAAGCTTGCCGTAATGCCCAGTCGCTGGGCAGAGCCCTTCGGGCTGGTTGCGCTCGAAGCCATCGGATCAGGTGTGCCGGTCATTGTAAGCAACCGCGCGCTCGTTGCGCCCGAGATCGAGCGCGCCGGGTTTGGGCTTTCCGCTAATACTGCAAATCTGGAAGAATTCGCGCGTACCCTGCTGGACCTCCATGCCGACAATGCGCGGGTCAAACGCATGTCCACCCATGGGCACAAGAACTATCTCAATCTGTGCAACACACCAGAGAGCTGGGCGAATACAATCGTGAATCAATATGAACAGGCATTACTCTGA
- a CDS encoding polysaccharide biosynthesis/export family protein: MMLRAIALILGVCLTGCTTAASNELPSVNVVQYRLAAGDRIKIEVFREKDLSGEYVINDEGLIGLPMVGNVTAAGKTPAELRGELTRLFGTEYVRDAKITLDLVSYQPIYILGEVQKPGEYTYSEGMSLFALIAKAGGFTYRANEKMVYIRHSREGAEHSYKLTSGAAVLPGDTIRIEQRFF, translated from the coding sequence ATGATGCTACGCGCGATCGCTCTCATCCTCGGCGTTTGCCTGACCGGATGCACAACGGCAGCTTCCAACGAATTGCCAAGCGTCAACGTCGTGCAATATCGCCTTGCCGCCGGGGATCGGATCAAGATCGAAGTCTTTCGCGAGAAAGATCTCTCGGGAGAATATGTCATAAACGACGAAGGCCTGATCGGGCTGCCTATGGTCGGCAATGTAACGGCTGCGGGGAAAACCCCTGCCGAACTGCGCGGCGAACTTACTCGCCTTTTCGGCACTGAATATGTCCGTGACGCGAAGATCACGCTCGACCTTGTCAGCTATCAGCCAATTTATATCCTTGGCGAAGTTCAGAAACCGGGAGAATATACATATTCCGAAGGCATGTCCTTATTCGCTTTGATCGCGAAAGCTGGCGGCTTCACCTATCGGGCCAATGAGAAAATGGTCTATATCCGCCATTCCCGAGAGGGCGCGGAACATTCCTATAAGCTCACAAGCGGAGCAGCGGTTCTTCCCGGCGACACGATCCGGATCGAACAACGCTTCTTCTGA
- a CDS encoding glycosyltransferase — translation MTREGLPFKRVALIHYWLVSMRGGERVLERLLDLFPHADIFTHVYDPARVSQKIRSANVRQTFVGALPGARRHYQKYLPFMPMALEELDLRGYDLVISSESGPAKGVITSPDTLHLCYCHSPMRYLWDHYQDYKASAGAVSRIMMPAMFHRMRQWDVSSANRVDTLVANSSFVARRIRKVWGREARVVHPPVMVDAFTPSGQISDRYLWASQMTPYKRADIALEAFNRLGVPALMVGDGEMFKFISANAGPNVEVRKRLSFQELKEAYATCRALVFTPEEDFGIVPVEANASGRPVIAYGHGGVTDSILDGKTGLFFQEQTVSALCEALQRFDQWLPTFQPEDAIHNARRFAPEVFDNGILDALRSYRPIGEFA, via the coding sequence ATGACGCGCGAAGGCCTCCCATTCAAGCGCGTGGCGCTGATCCACTATTGGCTGGTTTCGATGCGGGGTGGCGAGCGCGTGCTGGAGCGCCTCCTGGATCTGTTCCCTCACGCGGACATCTTCACGCACGTCTACGATCCGGCCAGGGTTTCGCAGAAAATAAGGTCTGCCAACGTCCGCCAGACATTCGTCGGCGCCCTCCCCGGTGCGCGGCGTCACTATCAGAAATATCTTCCTTTCATGCCCATGGCCTTGGAAGAACTTGATCTGCGCGGTTACGATCTCGTTATCAGCAGCGAATCCGGTCCAGCCAAGGGCGTCATCACCAGCCCTGACACACTTCACCTCTGTTATTGCCATTCCCCCATGCGTTACTTGTGGGATCATTATCAGGACTATAAAGCGTCGGCGGGGGCCGTCAGCCGCATAATGATGCCCGCGATGTTTCACCGGATGCGTCAGTGGGATGTCAGCTCTGCCAATCGCGTCGACACGCTGGTCGCGAACAGTTCGTTCGTTGCCCGCCGTATCCGGAAGGTATGGGGCCGGGAAGCGCGGGTTGTGCACCCCCCGGTCATGGTCGATGCCTTCACACCTTCCGGCCAGATTTCCGACCGCTACCTCTGGGCCAGCCAAATGACCCCCTACAAGCGGGCGGATATCGCCCTAGAAGCCTTCAATCGCCTTGGTGTACCCGCATTGATGGTTGGCGATGGCGAGATGTTCAAATTCATCTCTGCCAATGCCGGCCCGAACGTGGAAGTGCGCAAACGCCTGTCATTCCAGGAACTCAAGGAAGCCTACGCAACCTGCAGGGCTCTCGTGTTCACGCCTGAAGAGGACTTCGGCATCGTCCCCGTCGAAGCGAACGCCAGTGGCCGCCCGGTCATTGCCTATGGTCACGGCGGCGTCACAGACTCAATTCTGGACGGGAAAACCGGGCTGTTCTTTCAGGAACAGACCGTTTCCGCTCTCTGCGAAGCGCTGCAGCGTTTTGACCAGTGGCTGCCCACCTTCCAGCCTGAAGACGCCATTCACAACGCACGCCGTTTCGCGCCGGAAGTGTTCGACAACGGCATTCTGGACGCACTCCGGTCATACCGCCCCATTGGCGAGTTCGCCTGA
- a CDS encoding GumC family protein, with product MNLPAIYEASGAVPQVIEGSESYRYSDDQMTVRYLMAMLRRRREVLVLTLAICVLLALLWTTALPKTYLSTADVVMITKSTQLVPQDKDSDTPGPVRSEDVETQIQLIASREMAAQVLETTGLLKDRVFLSDVIAPRSFLDNFLASLGIDRSDDTALAKTDRAVLIERATTYLLKHLNVARVGESFNLRISFTDSSAERTTNVANAFARLYTTDDARELARTNATAAKVLKARVDELRKSANEAFAAVQDYRIRKGLLSSAATSLTEQEISTYNQQIAEARAEAARDAASLSSARRQLQRSGANGVGEAVSSPVVTSLRAERAQLVIRERDLSQRYFDNNPDLVTTRQQIADIDRQIATEVTRSIKALESRSDSSGKRLSSLLSSRSGTRAQLSTDNTALVALADLEKRADATQLLYQSYLQRYNSVVAESGSEQPSARLVSAATTPLLPISPNLPLNLALGFVVGLLAGATLAVVSELSYRGFTTLDDIENRLGIRALGFIPSHRSVDPHAATPLDTVRDHSDGAFSEALRNVIVSVRQSGPSSSKVIAITSALPGEGKSTIASCLARSLAMANERVVVIDCDVIRAQLSKQFGFISGEQGLYEALHSESGAIAQYTDSDSPMRIIPITRPFAKGERLTERGRLNRVIARLREDFDIIVLDCPPILPIAESREIVSLADHVVLVVHWRKTVDRVAKAAIRQLPIRAIKGLGIVLNKVDMKKQVRFGGSDIASFYKHYRGYYA from the coding sequence TTGAACCTTCCCGCGATCTATGAAGCGTCCGGAGCGGTCCCGCAGGTCATCGAAGGGTCCGAGAGCTATCGCTATTCGGACGACCAGATGACTGTGCGCTATCTGATGGCGATGCTGCGCAGGCGCAGGGAAGTGCTTGTGCTGACACTGGCCATCTGTGTGCTTCTCGCACTGCTGTGGACCACGGCGCTGCCCAAAACCTACCTTTCCACCGCCGACGTCGTCATGATCACGAAATCGACCCAGCTCGTTCCCCAGGACAAGGATTCAGACACTCCAGGGCCAGTCCGCTCCGAAGACGTGGAAACGCAGATCCAGTTGATCGCATCGCGCGAAATGGCCGCCCAGGTCCTGGAAACAACCGGCTTGTTGAAGGACCGCGTTTTCCTGTCTGATGTCATAGCCCCGCGTTCCTTCCTGGACAATTTCCTGGCCTCGTTGGGGATCGACCGCAGCGACGATACCGCGCTCGCCAAAACAGATCGCGCCGTGCTGATCGAAAGGGCCACGACCTATCTCCTGAAGCACCTCAATGTCGCGCGGGTAGGCGAGTCCTTCAACTTGCGCATCTCGTTCACCGATTCCAGCGCGGAGAGAACGACAAACGTCGCCAACGCATTCGCACGCCTCTATACGACGGACGACGCCCGCGAACTTGCCAGGACAAATGCCACTGCAGCCAAAGTCCTGAAGGCACGCGTCGATGAACTGCGCAAATCCGCGAACGAGGCTTTCGCGGCCGTGCAAGACTATCGCATTCGCAAAGGGCTGCTCAGTTCCGCCGCAACAAGCCTCACCGAGCAGGAAATCTCGACCTACAACCAGCAGATCGCCGAGGCCCGTGCAGAAGCCGCCCGCGACGCCGCTTCCCTATCCAGCGCACGCCGCCAATTGCAGAGAAGCGGCGCAAACGGAGTGGGCGAGGCTGTCAGTTCCCCTGTCGTCACGTCCCTTCGCGCGGAACGCGCCCAACTCGTCATCCGCGAACGGGACCTGTCGCAGCGCTACTTCGACAACAACCCGGACCTCGTGACCACTCGCCAGCAAATTGCCGATATCGACCGGCAGATCGCCACGGAAGTCACACGATCGATCAAGGCACTGGAAAGCCGCTCGGATTCGTCCGGAAAACGCCTGTCCTCCCTGCTGTCCAGCCGCAGCGGAACCCGCGCCCAGCTCAGCACCGACAATACCGCGCTGGTAGCTCTGGCAGACCTGGAAAAACGCGCAGACGCGACCCAGCTGCTCTACCAGTCCTATTTGCAACGTTACAATTCGGTCGTTGCCGAAAGCGGCTCGGAGCAGCCGAGCGCTCGCCTGGTATCCGCAGCGACTACGCCTCTGCTGCCGATTTCACCCAACCTGCCGCTCAACCTGGCACTTGGCTTCGTGGTCGGGCTTCTCGCAGGCGCAACGCTCGCGGTCGTCTCTGAGCTTTCCTACCGCGGCTTCACAACCCTGGACGATATCGAGAACCGCCTCGGCATCCGCGCACTGGGCTTCATTCCCTCGCATCGCTCCGTCGATCCCCATGCTGCTACGCCCCTCGATACCGTGCGAGACCATTCCGACGGCGCCTTTTCCGAAGCCTTGCGCAACGTAATCGTCTCGGTCCGCCAGTCCGGCCCTTCGAGCAGCAAGGTAATCGCCATCACTTCGGCACTGCCCGGCGAAGGCAAATCGACAATCGCCTCTTGCCTGGCCCGTTCGCTTGCCATGGCCAACGAGCGGGTCGTCGTGATCGACTGCGATGTCATCCGTGCGCAGTTGAGCAAACAGTTCGGCTTCATCAGCGGCGAACAGGGTCTCTACGAGGCGCTGCATTCGGAAAGCGGCGCAATCGCCCAGTACACGGATTCCGATTCCCCGATGCGCATCATCCCGATCACCCGCCCCTTCGCGAAGGGTGAGCGGTTGACCGAAAGAGGCCGCCTCAACCGCGTCATCGCCCGCCTTCGCGAAGACTTCGACATTATCGTGCTGGATTGTCCGCCCATTCTGCCCATCGCAGAATCCCGTGAAATCGTATCGCTGGCCGACCATGTCGTCCTTGTCGTCCATTGGCGCAAAACCGTCGATCGCGTGGCCAAGGCTGCGATCCGGCAATTGCCGATCCGTGCCATCAAAGGCCTCGGCATCGTCCTCAACAAGGTCGACATGAAGAAGCAGGTCCGCTTTGGGGGAAGCGACATCGCCAGCTTTTACAAGCACTATCGCGGCTATTACGCATGA
- a CDS encoding outer membrane beta-barrel protein, protein MIAPELDRNDVAGARIEPEYQPRTIRLGPFLAQPALSLASAYASNVFNKADARTDAVAMVMPALELTADTTRHELKMTAAGTIRRFARYQPENSEEWDVTGKGRLNLSPRHAITATADYAHLIEPRSSAGTAADAKEPVNYSRATGKLGTDLEFGNFRLSPSAGYQQVRYASLPLSSGTRIDQSFRDARTLQGEVRISYDFSGMVAAYAAASYGAIHSTSAPADIRRDARNTMAIVGLKGALSPVVTGEIGLGYQSRSFELPIYRDFAGFTFRADMQWFATPLLTLRAQANRIFQNSGDRSVAGILTDTFQVSAYYDPLRNFRIAASTALERGRYREVDTRTTRGMARLNAQYRMNRGISLGAYVSLLHQEVRGTPLVSEFTALNAGIGITITP, encoded by the coding sequence GTGATCGCTCCGGAACTGGATCGCAATGACGTTGCCGGTGCCCGCATCGAACCGGAATACCAACCCCGGACAATCAGGCTCGGCCCGTTTCTTGCGCAGCCGGCCCTGTCGCTGGCATCGGCCTATGCCTCGAACGTCTTCAACAAGGCCGATGCGCGCACGGATGCGGTGGCGATGGTCATGCCCGCGCTTGAGTTGACGGCAGACACCACCCGGCACGAACTCAAGATGACGGCCGCCGGAACGATACGCAGATTCGCACGGTATCAGCCGGAAAACAGTGAAGAATGGGACGTAACTGGGAAGGGGCGCCTCAACCTGTCGCCCCGTCACGCGATCACCGCCACCGCCGATTACGCCCACCTCATCGAACCGCGCAGCAGCGCCGGCACGGCCGCAGATGCCAAAGAACCCGTGAACTATTCGCGCGCCACCGGCAAACTCGGGACCGATCTGGAGTTCGGGAACTTCAGGCTTTCGCCATCTGCAGGCTATCAACAGGTCCGCTATGCCAGCCTGCCGCTTAGTTCCGGGACCAGGATAGACCAGTCGTTTCGCGATGCCAGAACGCTTCAGGGCGAAGTACGGATCAGCTACGATTTCTCCGGCATGGTCGCGGCTTATGCGGCTGCCTCCTATGGTGCCATCCACTCGACCTCCGCGCCGGCGGATATCCGGCGCGATGCCCGCAACACTATGGCCATCGTCGGTCTCAAGGGAGCGCTGAGCCCCGTTGTCACGGGAGAAATCGGACTGGGCTATCAGTCGCGCAGTTTCGAACTGCCCATCTATCGCGACTTTGCCGGATTCACGTTCAGGGCCGACATGCAGTGGTTCGCAACGCCGCTGCTTACCTTGCGCGCGCAGGCCAACCGGATCTTCCAGAACAGCGGCGACCGCTCCGTAGCAGGCATCCTGACCGACACCTTCCAGGTCAGCGCCTACTACGATCCACTGCGCAACTTCAGGATCGCGGCAAGCACCGCTCTCGAACGGGGCCGCTACCGTGAGGTCGATACACGGACCACGCGCGGAATGGCCCGCCTCAACGCCCAATACCGCATGAACCGGGGCATCTCGCTGGGTGCCTACGTCTCGCTCCTTCACCAGGAGGTCCGGGGGACCCCGCTGGTGAGCGAGTTCACCGCCCTCAACGCGGGGATCGGCATCACCATCACGCCATGA
- a CDS encoding HlyD family type I secretion periplasmic adaptor subunit — protein sequence MISVAVLVLGFGGLIAFLPMAGAIISPGEVTVETHVKEISHPFGGVAAEILVKDGDTVRKGQPLIRLDNTVAGAVAEYTGLNLDQLVAKAARLRAIQDGAGDVTFPAELVRKATHDPGTRAAIEDERRSFALARNARLDQIRQLQARIAQTRAEVATFASQSSAYHRQADLVRQELQQTRELYEGRLTTLDRLNALERSAVGVDAQRSTAQSGIVEANARIAELGTQMALIGSGARSEAALELAQVQSAISNLRKEDASASDQNDRTVIRAPQDGIVDKLQVRTIGSVVRPGDTLMEIVPLRDRLVVRAHVRLIDIDKVSKGQPARLRFTALNARTTPEIRGTVSQVAADRTVDTVTNSAFYPATITISDAEFRKLGNVRISVGMPVETFIRTDQRTILQYIIRPLSDQFQRALRE from the coding sequence ATGATCTCGGTAGCCGTTCTGGTGCTGGGCTTTGGCGGGCTCATCGCATTCCTGCCCATGGCTGGTGCGATCATTTCACCGGGTGAAGTAACGGTCGAAACGCACGTGAAGGAAATTTCACACCCATTCGGCGGCGTAGCGGCTGAAATTCTGGTCAAGGATGGCGACACTGTCCGCAAGGGGCAACCGCTGATCCGGCTCGACAACACAGTTGCCGGGGCCGTTGCGGAGTACACAGGCCTGAACCTGGACCAGCTTGTTGCAAAGGCCGCCCGCCTGCGGGCAATCCAGGATGGCGCGGGCGACGTGACGTTCCCTGCGGAACTGGTCAGGAAAGCAACTCACGACCCGGGAACCAGAGCGGCGATAGAGGATGAGCGGCGCAGCTTCGCCCTCGCCCGCAACGCAAGGCTCGACCAGATTCGCCAACTCCAGGCCCGTATTGCCCAGACCCGCGCGGAAGTGGCGACATTCGCAAGCCAGTCCAGCGCTTATCACCGTCAGGCCGATCTCGTGAGGCAGGAGTTACAACAGACCCGCGAACTCTACGAAGGCCGCCTGACAACTCTCGATCGGCTCAATGCGCTCGAAAGATCGGCAGTCGGCGTGGACGCGCAGCGCTCGACGGCACAATCAGGCATCGTCGAAGCGAACGCGCGAATTGCCGAACTCGGCACCCAGATGGCACTCATAGGCAGTGGCGCTCGAAGCGAGGCGGCGCTGGAACTCGCTCAGGTACAAAGCGCGATTTCGAACCTGCGAAAGGAGGATGCCTCCGCCAGCGATCAGAACGACCGAACAGTGATCCGTGCACCGCAGGATGGCATCGTCGACAAGCTTCAGGTCAGGACCATAGGAAGCGTGGTCCGCCCTGGCGACACCCTGATGGAGATCGTGCCCTTGCGTGATCGCCTGGTCGTTCGCGCACATGTCCGTCTGATCGACATCGACAAAGTCTCGAAGGGCCAGCCGGCAAGGCTGCGCTTCACCGCCCTGAATGCGCGCACCACCCCTGAAATCAGAGGAACAGTCAGCCAGGTCGCGGCAGACCGAACCGTCGACACCGTCACTAATTCCGCCTTCTATCCTGCCACAATCACCATTTCGGACGCAGAGTTCAGGAAGCTCGGAAATGTGCGAATTTCCGTAGGCATGCCCGTGGAAACCTTCATTCGAACCGACCAGAGAACCATCCTGCAATATATTATTAGACCGCTTTCGGACCAATTTCAGCGCGCACTGCGCGAATAG